The sequence TCCACCGATTATGGGGCAAGTTTTGGAGATTGGCGATACATCGATACGATTGGATGGCAGATTGGTGACTTTATTGCTGCACCGATGGCGAGTCCTGCAGTGGGAATTGATGGCACGGTTTATTGCATCTACCCTGCCTGGGAGCCTTCCGAAAACCTGCTACCGCGATTTATTTTGGCTCAAAGCACAAATGCCGGCAACCATTTTACCTATAGCGAAGTGTTTGAGTCGTATGGGGATGATACCAATGTGGACACTTCTGCAAAGGTGGCTTATCTGCTTAAAACCAATCCGACTGATGCTAATAAGCTGGTTTTTGCCTATGTCCTGAGTTCATTTGGTGATATGGATATTTTTATCAGAACAACTAACAACAAGGGTGTAAGCTGGTCGGCACCTATTCGGGTGAATGATGATGCCGTTGGTTCAGGTGCTATGCAGGAGCTCGTTTGGGCTGATTATGACAGTGATGGCGATTTGGTGGTGAGTTGGCGCGACAGGCGTAATAGTGTTGACACCGGATATGCAACGGAAACTGAGATTTATGGGGCTGTTTGGTGGAAAGACAGTATCGGTTTTGGGACAAATTTTAAAATATCGGAACTGCCGGCCGGGTTTGACAGCGTTTTGTATGGTAATGGCAACGATTTTATGTGTGTGGAGATGGAACAAGATACCATTTACGCAACCTGGGGTGATACTAAAAACGGTTATCTTAATATCTGGTTTAACAAACTTGCTGCAAACAATACCGGTAATACAAGCATACATTTAATCGATTCGGAATCAGTTGAACAAGTAACCTTATTTCCCAATCCGGCGACTAATTTTATCTCCCCAAAAGAAAACAAATTTAATACTTACACGATTTATGACGGGCAGGGCAAAGTAGTACAATCCGGGAAAATAACAGATGGTAAAATTGATATAAGTCATTTATTATCAGGTATTTATACCATTGAACTACAAAATTATAGTAGTAACGCCGTTGAACAGTTTACAAAGCTTTAATCCGGTAAACGGCAAAAAAAAGAGGCTGCCCTTTTCAGAACAACCTCTTAAGCTTAATTGTGTGTTATCATAACTTCAGATCATCGTCGTCCATCATATTGGTATTATGATTGGCAGCGCTGTCGTTATTATCTTCGTTAGTTTCTTCAATGTCGTGATTGCCTTCGTTATCGGACTCATGTGATTCTTCGCGATAGTTTTCTTGATGACCATCGTAACCACCTTCCGGATTGCCATTTTCGTCGTATTTATGTGCAAAGGCATCAAAATCGAAATCAGGCATCAAACCTTTAATGTGGTCAACCACTTCTGTTAATTCGCTTAAAAACTTGTTAAAATCTTCTTTGTAGATGAACAGTTTGTGACGTTCATAACCATTGCCATCAAAACGTTTTTTGCTTTCGGTGATGGTCAGGTAATAATCGTTTGCCCTGGTTGTTCTTACATCAAAAAAATAGGTTCTGCGTCTTCCTGCCCGTATTTTCCTTGAAAATACACTATCATTACGCTTGCTGTTTTCGTGCTCCACTGTGTTCGATTTTAGAATTTTAGCTTGTTGGGTGTATCAAATTTTCCGAAATATATAAATATTTTAAAATTCAAGCTAATTTTTAGATTTTTTTATTTCTGTCGATTGCCTCAGCCAGTCGCTGCGATTCATACATTTGATAGTATAAACCTTTAGCATCCATTAATTCATCATGCGTTCCCTGTTCGGCAACAACGTTTTTATCGAGCACAATAATTTTATCGAAAGCAAGTAGTGAAAAGATGCGGTGGGTAATGATTACAGCCGTTTTTTGTTCGAGGTAATTCCGCATGTTACCGAGTATCCGGTTTTCAGTATTTGCATCAACCGCGCTCAGGCAATCGTCGAGAATAATAACGGGCGCATCCTTTAAAAAAGCACGAGCTATTGAAATCCGCTGTTTTTGTCCGCCGCTCAGCGTAACCCCTCTTTCGCCCACCATGGTTTGATAACCTTCCTTAAAATCCATAATCTCCTCATGAATGGACGCAAAACCGGCATATTGCTGAACGGTTTCCAAAGAAGCATCAGGCTGACCGAATGCGATGTTATTTTTAATGGAATCTGAAAACAAAAAAACATCCTGTGGAACAGCGGCAATTCCTTTTCTCAAATCGCTGAGATTGAACTGTTTAATTGGAATCCAGTCTATTTCGATGCTACCTGAATCAACATCGTATAACCGATACATCAAATCGGCAATGGTACTTTTTCCGCTTCCGGTTTTGCCTACAATGGCTACTTTTTCGCCCGGTTGTATTGTAAAACTCACGCCCTGCAAGGCTTTCACACCAGTGTCGGGATAGGTAAAATGAACATCTTTAAACACAATACTGCCTTTGATATTTCTCGCCGGCATGTTGCTTTCCTGCACATCGGGAACGGTATTCAGGAATTCATCAATCCGTTTTTGTGAAACGCCTGCTCGCTGGATGATAGAAACCACCCATCCCAGGGAAGTAACCGGCCAGGTCATCATATTCACATAAAACAGAAATTCCGCTAAATCGCCTTTACTGAGCGCACCTTCCATTACCTGCCATCCCCCAACAAAAATGGTAAGCAGCACACTCATACCGATTAGTCCCACCATTAAAGGCTGAAACAAGGCATCAACTCTTGCCAGTCCCAGCGATTGTTGCTTATATTCTTCACATTCCGCTTCAAAATAATTCGAAATACTTTTTTCGCGGGCATAAGCCTGAATCACCCTGATGCCTGAAAATGATTCCTGCGCAATACTGGTAAGGTTGCTCAGCTGCGCCTGAATGCGCTCGCTTCTGCGACTAATAATATTATTGACAAAATAGATGGAAAACGAGAGGATAGGCAATGGCAGCAGCACATACAGGGTTAACGTTGGGTTAATGCTTACCATCATCCAAATACCAAAACCGAAGTTGAACAGGAGGTTCATAAAATACATGAGCGCCGGACCAACATACTGTCGCACACGGCCAACATCTTCTGCTACCCTGCTCATTAAATCGCCCGTGTTATTTTTTTTGAAAAAAGCCGGAGTCAGCGTTTCATAATGTTTAAAAAGGTCGTTTTTTTGGTCATACTCAACATTTCGGCTCATTACGATGATGGTTTGACGCATAAAAAACATAAAAACGCCGCGTAATAAAGTTAAAGCAAGGAAAAAAAGTCCGCAGATGAGGACGCTATGATATACATCATTAGCCAACTCAGCATCATTTCCACCAATAATTGCGTCACTGTTGCGGTCAACAATATCGATCATTTCACCAATATAACGCGGAGCAATAACCTGAAAAGCGTTGGCCAGTCCCACAAACAGGGTTCCTGACAAGAGCAGCCACTTATATTTCCACAAATATTTATTAATCGATCGTAGTGCGCGCATAAAATGCAAAGCTATAAATCAATTGAAAAGTTTCTTGTCTTTATAACTTCTTCTATCTTTGCGCTGTTTAAAAAAAACAACGTTCATTTATGTCAAATACTTCTCTGCAACTGACCAATGGTGAAATTTTTTCCACGATGATGGAAATGCAACACGAACAAATGGTTTTTTGCACCGACAAAACTACCGGCCTGAAGGCGATTATAGCTATTCATAACACCACACTGGGGCCAGCTTTGGGTGGAACCCGTTTCTGGAATTATACGAATGAAGATGATGCAATTATTGATGTATTGCGTTTATCGCGTGGTATGACCTATAAAGCTGCAATCAGCGGATTAAATCTCGGTGGTGGTAAAGCGGTGATTATTGGTGATTCCAAAGCGCTTACCAATCGTGAGCCCCTGTTTAGAAGGTATGGTAAATTTGTTAACTCGTTAAACGGAAAATATATCACTGCAGAAGATGTTGGAACATCAACAGGCGATATGGAATTCATTAATATGGAAACCGAATCGGTAGCCGGCAAACCTGAGCAATTAGGTGGCGGTGGCGACCCTTCGCCGGTAACTGCTTATGGTGTTTATTTGGGGATGAAAGCTGCTGCAAAATATGCAAATGGCACAGACAACCTGAGCGGAAAACGTGTATTAGTGCAGGGTGTGGGAAATGTGGGTTATCATTTGGTAGAGCGTTTGGTTAAAGAAGGCGCTGTGGTAATGATTTCAGATATTAGTGAAGACAGGATAAAAAAAGTAACCAACGAATTTTCAGTTGAAGTGGTAGATAAAGATGCTGTTTTTGATACAAAAATGGATATTTATGCTCCATGTGCCCTTGGCGCGACGATTAATGATGATACTGTGGGCAAACTTACCTGCAACATTGTTGCCGGAGCAGCCAATAACCAGTTGAAAGACGAGCAAAAACACGGTATGGCGTTGATTGACAGAGGTATTTTATATGCACCTGACTATTTGATTAATGCGGGTGGTTTGATCAACTGTTATTCAGAACTTGAAGGTTACAACCGCGAAAGAGCCATGCAAAAAACAGAAATTATTTATCCGCGTGCGATAGAAATTTTTGAAATTGCCGCTAAAGAAAAAATTACCACACAGGCAGCCGCAAACCGCATAGCGGAAGAGCGCATACGTTTGGTAGCACATATTAACAGTAGATTATAATTTTATTTTAAAATATAAAGCGACATCAGTCGTTCAAACCACTGATGTCGTTTTTGTTTAAACCTAACCAATTTCGAAAAAGCCTGATAGGGCGACAAAAAACATCATTTAACTGTTAATTGACATGCTGAGTAGAAGAGGATTACGTATTAAGGCAATGCAGACATTATACATCGTTGCCAGTACAGAGCAAATGGATAGCAAAGCGGCTGTCAGGCAATTGCATAAGAGTATTTACAACTCGCATCAGGCCTACCTTTATTGTTTACATTTTATTACGGAACTCGCGCACCAGGTGGATTTAGAGGCGCATATCAAAAAAAATAAATACCTGCCATCAGAAGCAGATTTAACGTTTCCGGTTACTTTTTTTAACAATACGCTCATCAGAACACTGATGGACAATCAGTATTTCCAAAACAGGTTAAAAAAGGAAAAGTTATTGGATTGGGCAGATGAAGAGTATGCCAAAATTATTTACACGCAATTAAAAGATTTCCCGCCTTATATTGCTTATGCGCAATCGCAGCCCGATGTTGCGAAGGATAAGCGCATTGTAAAGGACATTTTTGAGGGCTTTTTACTCAAGAATGAGTACTTTGATGAGCACATGGAAAATGTGATCGGCACCTGGGCTGATGATGAGTTTATCGTTAAAGGCTTAATGGATGATTTTTTTAATGCCAAACAAATAGGAACTGAAAATGAACGCAACCTGTTTGATTTTTATATCACAGCAGAAGAGGAAGATTTTTCGGAAACCCTGCTTACAAAAACAATTTCGGAGGATAGTCATTACGACGAAATGATAAAACCCAAGTTGCAGAACTGGGAATTAGACCGTGTGAGTTTGATAGATAAGATTTTGATGAAGATGGCACTAACGGAGTTTTTGCATATTCCGACGGTACCAACCAAGGTTACGATTAATGAATATCTGGATATCAGTAAATTATACAGCACTCCGCGCAGCAGAGAGTTTATTAATGGTATTCTGGATAAGCTGATGAATGAGATGAAAACCAGCGGAATGATTGTGAAATCGGGTCGCGGATTGATAGAATAATAACAATTAACTTTGCAATATGAAAGCTTTATTTTTAAAATCAACCTTCATTGCTTTTGCAGTAGCATCAATGAGTTTAGTATCCTGTAAGGAACAAACTACTGATAATACTGTTGAAACCACAGCAGAAAATGCACGTGGTCTAGACAAAATTTCAACGAAAATTGTAGAAAATCCTACAGAAATAACTTTTGATCGTGATTTAAATGATTTTGGTGAAATTATTCAGGGTGAAAAAGTGCATACTGAATTTAAATTTACCAACACCGGTAAAAACGCTTTAATTATTACTGATGCACACGGATCATGCGGATGTACTGTTCCAGAATGGCCAAAAGAACCGATAGCACCGGGTGAGAGTGGTGTAATTAAAGTTCAGTTTAACAGTGCAAACAGAAGCGGACAGTTTAATAAAACAGTTACAGTAACTGCCAATACATTACCAAGCAGCAATACCATATTAAAAATTAAAGGAACCATTATTGTTCCACAAGACAAATAAAAAAATATTTAAAAACCAATAAAATCAAGTTTACATGTTAAATCGAATATTATTATTATCACCACCGGCGGAAGGGCAGGAAGCAGCAGGCAATTCAAGTATGATGAGTATCATCTTTTTTGCAGCTTTTTTTCTGATTTTATATTTTTTCATGATTCGCCCGCAATCAAAAAAAGCGAAAGAACAAAAATTATTTTTAACTGAAATTAAAGCAGGCGATAAAGTTGTTACCATTGGCGGTGTACATGGTAAAATAATTTCTGTAGAAGAATTTACTTATTTAGTTGAAGTAGATTCAAACACAAAAATTCGTTTGGAAAAATCAGCTATTTCGCTTGATTCTACCAAGGCCCTAATGGCGCGTAAATAATAACTAAACAGTTATCAATAATTGACATTTGGCAATCAAAATGCGCATGCAAAAAGTAATAAACGGGGCAGGATTGTAATTAGATTCTTTTCCTGCCTCGTTATTGCCTCTATGCTCTGGCTATTTAATGCACTTTCAGATGAGCATGAGGATGAAATTTATGTAAATTTGACCTACGAGCTTGCGCCTAATAAAACGAATGTAAATCGTTTACCTTCAAGGGCTGTATTGCAGGTAGCTTCAACAGGCTGGCAGCTTTTACGCGAGCAATTTAATACCCGTTCACTTACTATCGATTTAGCTGATTATAAAGAGGACAAAACTTTATTAACCAATCAGCATACAAAATTATTTAGCGATGCACTGCCGGAAGATATTCGGGTAAATCATATTTTTCCGGATACGCTCGACATGCATATTGCTACCAAATTAAATAAAAAAATTCCGGTAAAAGTTAGCTTCAGAGGCATTGCAGAAAACAACTGGTTAATTGATTCAGTGTATTATTATCCTGATTCAATTATTATTAGTGGTGCAGATAATATTGTAAATAAAATTAAATACTGGCCGACAGAAACCATTACGATTTATGATATTGATTCTATATTAAAAGGAGTGGCAATATTAAAACCTGCGCCGGAATCGAATATCAATATATCGGCAATTGCAGTAGCTTATGGTATTCGCGTTTACAAAATAACCAGTCAGGTATATGCACTCAATATCACTAATCCCAAAAACAGCGAAAAACAAATTGCGGTGCAAATTGAATGCGAAATTCCTTCGTTACACGTAGAAGAAACATCTGTTACTGACTTCGAAGTAACCTTGCTACCGATAGCACCTAAAGGCACTTACGCGATAAAATGCACAAAATTTCCGGACTGGGCACAAAATATTAATGTTCAGCCCGCGTTTATTTCAGTAACTTCAGCACAATGATGAAAATTGGCATAACGGGCGGTATTGGCAGTGGAAAAACTACTGTTTGTAAAATATTTGAGGTATTAGGTATTCCAATATATTATGCTGATGACCGTGCGAAAGAATTAATTCAAACAGAACCCGGTTTAATAAAATCTATCAAAAAATTGTTTGGTGATGATGTTTATGATGCCGAGGGTTTATTAGACAAAAAACGTGTTGCGTCTGTTGTATTTAATTTTCCGGAGATACTTGAGCAATACAATAAGATTGTACATCCCGCTGTTTTTAAAGATGCCGAAAAATGGATGTCACGTCACACACAATATGAATATGTAATTAAAGAAGCGGCATTGTTATTTGAATCGGGCAGTTATAAAAATCTGGATAAAATAATTTGTGTTACTGCTCCAATAGATGTTCGTATAGAGCGCGTAAAACTACGTGACCATGTAACTGAAGAACAGGTAAGGGCGCGCATGCAAAATCAGTGGTCGGAGGAAGAAAAAATTGTTTTAAGCGATTTTGTAATACACAATGATGGCGCTACTCCCCTTATACGACAGGTGTTAGCGATACATGAAAAAATCATGTTGTTTTCTGAATTATAATTTCCCTTTGTATTGTAAGCTTATAGAAGGCACTAATTGTGCAGGTGCATTTTCGGCATATAAAGCAGTATTAATTCCGGCGTTGATACCGATATTTTTTATCATAAATCCACCTTTTAATGCCAATCCGAAATATTTTAAATTGCTGTTATACATAGCAGTATAATTTGTGGTGCAATCGCAATCTGTTTCACTTTGAATCGGGTTTCTTAAATATCCTTCTACTGCAACATATAATATATCTTCAAATTTAAATCCGTATTCTATATCAGAAACTACTGCTGTTGCGTAATTATTATTTCTGATATCAGCACCTAAATAATATTGC comes from Bacteroidota bacterium and encodes:
- a CDS encoding T9SS type A sorting domain-containing protein; amino-acid sequence: MKPYLLISLLCLVHSLFAQITDISDGEIFDGEPFMVVNSTNTQHIAIMWMGFNGLDLVTMKLKISEDGGTSWSDEIVLPHTNPGYTTADPSMGYDSDGNLFICYIDYNPLGTAGKVITRKSADGGYTWSDPVPVIDVAADGSETPVDRPWMVIDRSATASDGNIYVTTKPAPWIPFPNRNYFIASTDYGASFGDWRYIDTIGWQIGDFIAAPMASPAVGIDGTVYCIYPAWEPSENLLPRFILAQSTNAGNHFTYSEVFESYGDDTNVDTSAKVAYLLKTNPTDANKLVFAYVLSSFGDMDIFIRTTNNKGVSWSAPIRVNDDAVGSGAMQELVWADYDSDGDLVVSWRDRRNSVDTGYATETEIYGAVWWKDSIGFGTNFKISELPAGFDSVLYGNGNDFMCVEMEQDTIYATWGDTKNGYLNIWFNKLAANNTGNTSIHLIDSESVEQVTLFPNPATNFISPKENKFNTYTIYDGQGKVVQSGKITDGKIDISHLLSGIYTIELQNYSSNAVEQFTKL
- a CDS encoding DUF3276 family protein, whose protein sequence is MEHENSKRNDSVFSRKIRAGRRRTYFFDVRTTRANDYYLTITESKKRFDGNGYERHKLFIYKEDFNKFLSELTEVVDHIKGLMPDFDFDAFAHKYDENGNPEGGYDGHQENYREESHESDNEGNHDIEETNEDNNDSAANHNTNMMDDDDLKL
- a CDS encoding ABC transporter ATP-binding protein; this encodes MRALRSINKYLWKYKWLLLSGTLFVGLANAFQVIAPRYIGEMIDIVDRNSDAIIGGNDAELANDVYHSVLICGLFFLALTLLRGVFMFFMRQTIIVMSRNVEYDQKNDLFKHYETLTPAFFKKNNTGDLMSRVAEDVGRVRQYVGPALMYFMNLLFNFGFGIWMMVSINPTLTLYVLLPLPILSFSIYFVNNIISRRSERIQAQLSNLTSIAQESFSGIRVIQAYAREKSISNYFEAECEEYKQQSLGLARVDALFQPLMVGLIGMSVLLTIFVGGWQVMEGALSKGDLAEFLFYVNMMTWPVTSLGWVVSIIQRAGVSQKRIDEFLNTVPDVQESNMPARNIKGSIVFKDVHFTYPDTGVKALQGVSFTIQPGEKVAIVGKTGSGKSTIADLMYRLYDVDSGSIEIDWIPIKQFNLSDLRKGIAAVPQDVFLFSDSIKNNIAFGQPDASLETVQQYAGFASIHEEIMDFKEGYQTMVGERGVTLSGGQKQRISIARAFLKDAPVIILDDCLSAVDANTENRILGNMRNYLEQKTAVIITHRIFSLLAFDKIIVLDKNVVAEQGTHDELMDAKGLYYQMYESQRLAEAIDRNKKI
- a CDS encoding Glu/Leu/Phe/Val dehydrogenase, whose product is MSNTSLQLTNGEIFSTMMEMQHEQMVFCTDKTTGLKAIIAIHNTTLGPALGGTRFWNYTNEDDAIIDVLRLSRGMTYKAAISGLNLGGGKAVIIGDSKALTNREPLFRRYGKFVNSLNGKYITAEDVGTSTGDMEFINMETESVAGKPEQLGGGGDPSPVTAYGVYLGMKAAAKYANGTDNLSGKRVLVQGVGNVGYHLVERLVKEGAVVMISDISEDRIKKVTNEFSVEVVDKDAVFDTKMDIYAPCALGATINDDTVGKLTCNIVAGAANNQLKDEQKHGMALIDRGILYAPDYLINAGGLINCYSELEGYNRERAMQKTEIIYPRAIEIFEIAAKEKITTQAAANRIAEERIRLVAHINSRL
- the nusB gene encoding transcription antitermination factor NusB, whose protein sequence is MLSRRGLRIKAMQTLYIVASTEQMDSKAAVRQLHKSIYNSHQAYLYCLHFITELAHQVDLEAHIKKNKYLPSEADLTFPVTFFNNTLIRTLMDNQYFQNRLKKEKLLDWADEEYAKIIYTQLKDFPPYIAYAQSQPDVAKDKRIVKDIFEGFLLKNEYFDEHMENVIGTWADDEFIVKGLMDDFFNAKQIGTENERNLFDFYITAEEEDFSETLLTKTISEDSHYDEMIKPKLQNWELDRVSLIDKILMKMALTEFLHIPTVPTKVTINEYLDISKLYSTPRSREFINGILDKLMNEMKTSGMIVKSGRGLIE
- a CDS encoding DUF1573 domain-containing protein; amino-acid sequence: MKALFLKSTFIAFAVASMSLVSCKEQTTDNTVETTAENARGLDKISTKIVENPTEITFDRDLNDFGEIIQGEKVHTEFKFTNTGKNALIITDAHGSCGCTVPEWPKEPIAPGESGVIKVQFNSANRSGQFNKTVTVTANTLPSSNTILKIKGTIIVPQDK
- the yajC gene encoding preprotein translocase subunit YajC, coding for MLNRILLLSPPAEGQEAAGNSSMMSIIFFAAFFLILYFFMIRPQSKKAKEQKLFLTEIKAGDKVVTIGGVHGKIISVEEFTYLVEVDSNTKIRLEKSAISLDSTKALMARK
- a CDS encoding dephospho-CoA kinase translates to MMKIGITGGIGSGKTTVCKIFEVLGIPIYYADDRAKELIQTEPGLIKSIKKLFGDDVYDAEGLLDKKRVASVVFNFPEILEQYNKIVHPAVFKDAEKWMSRHTQYEYVIKEAALLFESGSYKNLDKIICVTAPIDVRIERVKLRDHVTEEQVRARMQNQWSEEEKIVLSDFVIHNDGATPLIRQVLAIHEKIMLFSEL